The following are encoded together in the Bacillus cereus group sp. RP43 genome:
- a CDS encoding PadR family transcriptional regulator: protein MDALLNSLITELRRGTLTLAVLSQLRTPQYGYSLVQLLEQSGIIIDQSTLYPLLRRLEKQELVTSSWDKTESRPRKYYVLSEYGLEIFLQLKKEWIKDSKELYNLLKEEDENEFN, encoded by the coding sequence ATGGATGCTTTATTAAATTCGTTAATTACTGAGCTAAGAAGAGGGACATTAACATTAGCGGTTTTAAGCCAATTAAGAACACCGCAGTATGGATATTCACTGGTCCAATTATTGGAGCAATCGGGGATTATAATTGATCAAAGTACTTTATATCCACTACTTCGCCGTTTAGAAAAACAAGAGCTAGTGACGAGTAGTTGGGATAAAACAGAGAGTAGACCTCGTAAATATTATGTTTTAAGTGAATATGGATTAGAGATATTCTTGCAGTTGAAAAAAGAATGGATAAAGGATTCGAAAGAACTTTATAATCTATTAAAGGAGGAGGACGAAAATGAGTTTAATTGA
- a CDS encoding GNAT family N-acetyltransferase yields MKRIENGTRTEGEYIKNKLIQYNMSVLSDEVKQPMEQVSFVVKDEEGKIFGGVTGMMYFYHLHIDFLWVDESVRHDGYGSQLLHKIEDIAKEKGCRLIILDSFSFQAPEFYKKHGYREFGVVEDHPKGYSQHFLEKRL; encoded by the coding sequence ATGAAGCGTATAGAGAACGGTACACGCACTGAAGGAGAATACATTAAAAATAAATTAATTCAATATAACATGTCTGTGCTGTCAGATGAAGTAAAACAGCCAATGGAACAAGTAAGTTTCGTAGTGAAAGATGAGGAAGGGAAAATCTTTGGTGGGGTAACAGGAATGATGTATTTTTATCATCTACACATCGATTTTTTATGGGTTGATGAATCAGTTCGCCATGATGGTTATGGCAGTCAACTGTTACATAAAATTGAAGACATTGCGAAGGAAAAAGGGTGTAGACTAATCATTCTAGATTCCTTTAGTTTCCAAGCACCTGAATTTTATAAAAAGCATGGTTATCGAGAGTTTGGGGTCGTTGAAGATCATCCTAAAGGATATAGTCAACATTTTTTAGAAAAGAGATTATAA
- a CDS encoding serine hydrolase: METVIRKIKEIQTGQVGILVYSTKNGNIVASHNNELYVPLASAAKVAIGFVVTKMVKDKQISWNDTLHHIKFNPNEDSEQLYPHLQGRNTLTLNKAVEVMIACHDSYIAKSIVMYCGGWDTVREYISTYFSKIHIQENPRDEQNVGELNQVLSLLVHIFQGYKSEPVVWEPIINGMVRQQGEYEGIPSYHLAHMTGGLPTATINIGIIGMFNEFPFLYVIGGKGLPNRRENIEVDEAFAVSLKRIYIEHIESMLGVND, translated from the coding sequence ATGGAAACTGTCATACGAAAAATAAAAGAAATACAAACTGGCCAAGTCGGAATACTCGTTTATTCAACAAAGAATGGAAATATAGTTGCTTCCCATAACAATGAGCTATATGTTCCGTTAGCATCAGCAGCAAAAGTAGCAATTGGATTTGTAGTAACAAAGATGGTAAAGGACAAACAAATTAGTTGGAATGATACACTTCATCACATTAAGTTTAATCCAAATGAGGATAGTGAGCAGTTATATCCTCATTTACAGGGAAGAAATACATTAACACTTAATAAAGCGGTTGAAGTGATGATAGCTTGTCACGACAGTTATATTGCTAAGTCAATTGTTATGTATTGCGGAGGATGGGATACTGTCAGAGAATATATTTCAACATACTTTTCGAAGATTCATATACAGGAAAATCCTAGAGATGAGCAAAATGTAGGAGAGTTAAATCAAGTTCTTTCACTTTTAGTACATATATTTCAAGGTTACAAATCAGAACCAGTAGTATGGGAGCCAATTATTAACGGAATGGTAAGACAGCAAGGCGAATATGAAGGAATACCTTCATATCATTTAGCTCATATGACAGGTGGATTGCCCACAGCTACAATAAATATTGGTATAATAGGAATGTTTAACGAATTCCCATTTCTTTATGTTATTGGGGGGAAAGGTTTACCTAATCGACGTGAAAATATAGAGGTAGATGAAGCTTTTGCAGTATCTTTGAAGCGCATATACATAGAACATATTGAAAGCATGTTAGGGGTGAACGATTGA
- a CDS encoding GNAT family N-acetyltransferase, translating to MIREAMENDLTSILDIYNDAILYTTAVYAYKPVTLENRIDWYEQKKADAYPILVYELDNKVVGFATFGPFRAWPAYKYSIEHSVYVDKEYRKNGIGSSLMEELITIAKEREYMTLIAGIDGENEKSIAMHENFGFVHSGTIKKAGYKFNRWLDLVFYQLELNGPENPTEK from the coding sequence ATGATAAGGGAAGCAATGGAAAACGATTTAACATCTATTTTAGACATTTATAATGATGCGATACTTTATACAACAGCTGTGTATGCATATAAACCTGTAACCCTTGAAAATAGAATAGATTGGTATGAACAAAAAAAGGCTGACGCTTATCCAATTTTAGTATACGAACTAGATAATAAAGTAGTAGGCTTTGCGACATTTGGCCCATTTAGAGCTTGGCCTGCCTATAAATATTCAATTGAACATTCTGTGTATGTGGATAAGGAATATAGAAAAAATGGAATTGGGTCCTCTTTAATGGAAGAATTAATCACAATTGCAAAGGAAAGAGAATATATGACCTTAATTGCCGGAATTGACGGAGAAAATGAAAAAAGCATTGCTATGCACGAAAACTTTGGATTTGTTCATTCAGGCACAATTAAAAAGGCCGGTTATAAGTTCAATAGATGGCTAGACTTAGTCTTTTATCAATTGGAGCTTAACGGGCCTGAAAATCCTACTGAGAAATAG